The Oceanidesulfovibrio indonesiensis genome has a segment encoding these proteins:
- a CDS encoding N-acetylneuraminate synthase family protein: MKPCKIAGRTVGPSFPAYIIAEIGLAHDGSLGIAHSYIDALAATGVDAIKFQVHIAEAESSTSEVFRVPFSYEDATRFDYWKRTSFDMDHWKGIAAHCAEAGVTFLATPFSPEAVDLLEELEAPAFKIGSGDLLNRSILDRVLATGKPVLLSTGMASWEEIENAVTLCQNAGSPVVLFQCTSEYPVAPENVGLNVISEMRERFGAPAGLSDHSGDTLVALAAMAQGADIIEAHAVFDKRMFGPDAKASLTIDDFSAIVSARDTLFAMRTPVDKDATSRRLAHMRSLFGRSVCVTADLPAGTKIKAEHLTLKKPSGGIPPEQLHKLVGRTLVRDIRAIDLLSWQDLEEK; this comes from the coding sequence ATGAAACCATGCAAGATAGCCGGTCGTACTGTTGGGCCATCCTTCCCTGCGTACATAATCGCTGAAATCGGTTTGGCGCACGATGGTTCTTTGGGCATTGCACATTCATATATTGACGCCCTCGCCGCTACCGGGGTGGACGCCATCAAATTCCAAGTCCACATTGCTGAGGCGGAAAGCTCTACGAGCGAGGTCTTTCGCGTGCCTTTTTCGTATGAGGACGCGACTCGATTCGATTACTGGAAACGGACTTCCTTCGACATGGACCATTGGAAAGGCATTGCAGCGCACTGTGCCGAAGCAGGCGTTACGTTCCTCGCAACGCCGTTTTCCCCGGAAGCCGTGGACTTGCTGGAAGAGCTGGAAGCGCCAGCATTCAAAATCGGTTCAGGCGACCTGCTCAACCGCTCCATTCTCGACCGTGTACTCGCCACAGGCAAGCCGGTGCTGCTGAGCACAGGCATGGCGAGTTGGGAAGAAATCGAAAACGCCGTGACGCTGTGTCAAAATGCGGGCTCGCCGGTGGTTCTGTTCCAATGCACTTCCGAGTACCCCGTGGCTCCGGAGAATGTGGGCCTGAACGTCATTTCGGAAATGCGCGAGCGGTTCGGCGCGCCGGCCGGGCTCTCGGACCATTCCGGCGATACTCTCGTGGCTTTGGCTGCGATGGCGCAGGGCGCAGACATTATCGAGGCGCACGCTGTGTTCGATAAGCGCATGTTCGGTCCCGACGCCAAGGCATCTTTGACCATCGATGATTTTTCGGCCATTGTCTCCGCCCGGGACACGCTCTTCGCCATGCGGACTCCGGTGGACAAGGATGCAACCTCAAGGAGGCTTGCACACATGCGCTCTCTTTTTGGGCGCAGCGTCTGCGTAACCGCAGATCTTCCCGCAGGCACGAAGATCAAAGCTGAGCATCTGACCCTGAAGAAACCCTCCGGCGGCATACCTCCGGAGCAATTGCACAAACTCGTGGGCCGCACCCTTGTCAGGGATATCCGCGCAATCGATCTGCTTTCGTGGCAGGATTTGGAAGAAAAGTGA